Proteins found in one Micromonospora sp. WMMD1082 genomic segment:
- a CDS encoding adhesin has product MLTMTDNAVLVIRDLAAQQDVAEGGGVRIAADTAAGSLTVEMVPAPVEGDHVVDNQGARIFLDSDAADLLGDASVDATVDDEGVVQFGFTEKD; this is encoded by the coding sequence ATGCTCACGATGACCGACAACGCCGTCCTGGTGATCCGTGATCTTGCCGCGCAGCAGGACGTCGCCGAGGGCGGTGGCGTCCGCATCGCCGCGGACACCGCAGCCGGTTCGCTCACCGTCGAGATGGTCCCCGCGCCGGTCGAGGGCGACCATGTGGTCGACAACCAGGGCGCCCGGATCTTCCTCGACTCCGACGCCGCCGACCTGCTCGGTGACGCCTCGGTCGACGCGACCGTCGACGACGAGGGCGTCGTGCAGTTCGGGTTCACCGAGAAGGACTAG
- a CDS encoding nitroreductase family deazaflavin-dependent oxidoreductase — protein sequence MTTGEEVLDSPTNWVAEHINRYVDTDGADGHEWRPGVFTLLLTTRGRRSGTLRRTALIYGRSGDAYAVVGSQGGAPRHPAWYLNLLADPHVEVQVGADRFTARARTATPDEKARLWPVMTAIWPAYDDYQAKTDRDIPVVLLERA from the coding sequence ATGACCACAGGCGAAGAGGTGCTGGACAGCCCGACGAACTGGGTGGCCGAGCACATCAACCGGTACGTCGACACCGACGGCGCCGACGGGCACGAGTGGCGGCCCGGCGTCTTCACGCTACTGCTGACCACCCGTGGCCGGCGCAGTGGCACGTTGCGGCGCACCGCGTTGATCTACGGTCGATCCGGCGACGCGTACGCGGTGGTCGGCTCCCAGGGTGGCGCTCCCCGGCACCCGGCCTGGTACCTCAACCTGCTGGCCGATCCGCACGTCGAGGTACAGGTCGGCGCCGATCGGTTCACCGCCCGGGCACGGACCGCGACGCCCGATGAGAAGGCGCGGCTGTGGCCGGTCATGACCGCCATCTGGCCAGCCTACGACGACTACCAGGCGAAGACCGACCGGGACATCCCGGTGGTGCTGCTCGAACGCGCCTGA
- a CDS encoding pentapeptide repeat-containing protein, with translation MPEPTEDVTFHDEDWYAEDLADRHFVGCTFHRVDLTEASSRGAVFDGCTFGDVAFNVSRHTDSAFTRCVFTRCNLFEAEFTGCKLVGSTFDRCDLRPLTVTGGDWSFVTLAGADLRGGRFTGVRMRETDLSGADLTGATVTGGDLSDVQWRGARLSGADLRGSDLAGLDPTAVQRAGTVIDVMQSVAVARALGFDIRG, from the coding sequence ATGCCGGAGCCGACCGAGGACGTCACGTTCCACGACGAGGACTGGTATGCGGAGGATCTGGCCGACCGGCACTTCGTCGGCTGCACCTTCCACCGGGTGGATCTGACCGAGGCGAGCAGCCGGGGCGCGGTCTTCGACGGCTGCACCTTCGGCGACGTGGCGTTCAACGTCTCCCGGCACACCGACTCGGCCTTCACCCGCTGCGTGTTCACCCGGTGCAACCTGTTCGAGGCGGAGTTCACCGGCTGCAAGCTGGTGGGCAGCACCTTCGACCGGTGCGACCTGCGGCCGTTGACCGTGACCGGGGGCGACTGGTCGTTCGTCACCCTCGCCGGCGCCGACCTGCGCGGCGGGCGGTTCACCGGCGTACGCATGCGGGAGACAGACCTGTCCGGTGCCGATCTGACCGGCGCGACGGTGACCGGCGGTGACCTGTCCGACGTGCAGTGGCGAGGTGCCCGGCTGTCCGGTGCGGACCTTCGCGGCAGCGACCTCGCCGGGTTGGACCCGACGGCGGTGCAGCGCGCCGGGACGGTCATCGACGTGATGCAGTCGGTGGCCGTCGCCCGGGCCCTCGGCTTCGACATCCGCGGCTGA